A genomic region of Falco rusticolus isolate bFalRus1 chromosome 20, bFalRus1.pri, whole genome shotgun sequence contains the following coding sequences:
- the LOC119140345 gene encoding hexokinase-2 isoform X1, which yields MIASHLLAYFFTELSHDQAQKIDKYLYHMRLSEETLQEVAQRFRKEMEKGLGADTNPTASVKMLPTFVRSTPDGTEDGDFLALDLGGTNFRVLRVKVSDNGLQKVEMENQIYAIPEELMRGSGVQLFDHIAECLANFMEKLKIKDKKLPLGFTFSFPCHQTKLDESILVTWTKGFKCSSVEGKDVVSMLRKSIKKRGDFDIDIVAVVNDTVGTMMTCGYDDHNCEVGLIVGTGTNACYMEEMRHIDLVEGDEGRMCINMEWGAFGDDGTLNDIRTEFDREIDMGSLNPGKQLFEKMISGMYMGELVRLILVKMAKEGLLFGGRLTPDLLTTGHFETRYVSAIEKEKEGLQKAHEILTKLGLEPSHEDCVATHRICQIVSTRSANLCGATLAAVLQRIKENKGVDRLRSTVGVDGSVYKKHPHFARRLHKTVRKLLPDCEIRFVRSEDGSGKGAAMVTAVAYRLAAQHKARQKILEALKLSHEQLLEVKQRMRMEMDKGLGKETHAEATVKMLPTYVCSTPDGTEKGDFLALDLGGTNFRVLLVRVRNGMRRGVEMHNKIYSIPVEVMQGTGEELFDHIVHCISDFLEYMGMKGVSLPLGFTFSFPCQQTNLDEGILLKWTKGFKATGCEGEDVVNLLKEAIHRREEFDLDVVAVVNDTVGTMMTCGYEDPYCEVGLIVGTGSNACYMEEMRNVELVEGEEGRMCVNMEWGAFGDSGCLDDIRTEFDLAVDELSLNPGKQRFEKMISGMYLGEIVRNILMDFTKRGLLFRGRISERLKTRGIFETKFLSQIESDCLALLQVRSILQHLGLETTCDDSIIVKEVCTVVARRAAQLCGAGMAAVVDKIRENRGLDFLKVTVGVDGTLYKLHPHFSTVMHETVKQLSPKCEVTFLQSEDGSGKGAALITAVACRIREAGQR from the exons ATCGACAAGTACCTCTACCACATGCGGCTCTCTGAGGAGACGCTCCAGGAGGTGGCCCAGCGTTTCAggaaggagatggagaaggGGCTGGGAGCAGACACCAACCCCACCGCCTCGGTGAAGATGCTGCCCACCTTCGTGAGGTCCACCCCGGACGGGACAG AGGACGGGGACTTCTTGGCGCTGGATCTTGGTGGCACCAATTTCCGTGTGCTGAGGGTGAAGGTGTCCGACAATGGTCTGCAGAAGGTGGAGATGGAGAATCAGATCTACGCCATCCCCGAGGAGCTCATGCGAGGCAGTGGGGTGCAG ctgtttgacCACATCGCCGAGTGCTTGGCCAACTTcatggagaaactgaaaatcaagGACAAGAAACTTCCCCTGGGGTTCACCTTCTCCTTCCCGTGTCACCAGACCAAGCTGGATGAG AGCATCCTCGTGACGTGGACGAAGGGGTTCAAGTGCAGCAGCGTGGAGGGGAAGGACGTGGTGTCGATGCTGCGCAAGTCCATCAAGAAAAGAGGG GACTTTGACATTGACATTGTGGCCGTGGTGAACGACACTGTTGGGACCATGATGACCTGCGGCTACGACGATCACAACTGCGAAGTCGGCCTCATCGTTG GTACCGGCACCAACGCCTGTTACATGGAGGAGATGAGGCACATTGACCTGGTGGAAGGGGACGAAGGTCGGATGTGCATCAACATGGAGTGGGGGGCCTTCGGCGACGACGGCACGCTCAACGACATCCGGACGGAGTTCGACCGCGAGATAGACATGGGCTCGCTCAACCCTGGCAAACAATT GTTTGAGAAGATGATCAGCGGGATGTACATGGGAGAGCTGGTCAGGCTCATCCTGGTGAAGATGGCCAAGGAGGGGCTCTTGTTTGGAGGGAGGCTCACCCCAGATCTGCTCACCACCGGCCACTTTGAGACCAGATATGTCTCTGCTATTGAGAA ggagaaagaagggCTGCAGAAAGCCCACGAGATCCTCACcaagctggggctggagccatCTCATGAGGACTGTGTGGCCACCCACCGCATCTGCCAGATTGTTTCCACCCGCTCGGCCAACCTGTGCGGGGCCACCCTGGCAGCCGTGCTGCAGCGCATCAAGGAGAACAAGGGGGTGGACCGCCTGCGCTCCACCGTCGGCGTCGATGGCTCCGTCTACAAGAAGCATCCTCA CTTTGCCCGGCGCCTCCACAAGACGGTGCGGAAGCTGCTGCCAGACTGCGAGATCCGTTTCGTGAGGTCGGAAGATGGAAGTGGCAAAGGGGCAGCCATGGTGACGGCGGTGGCCTACAGGCTGGCCGCCCAGCACAAGGCACGCCAGAAGATATTGGAGGCGCTCAAGCTGAGCCATGAGCAGCTCCTGGAGGTGAAGCAAAGGATGAGGATGGAGATGGACAAGGGGCTGGGCAAGGAGACGCATGCAGAGGCAACGGTGAAAATGCTGCCCACCTACGTGTGCTCGACTCCGGACGGGACAG AAAAAGGAGATTTCCTTGCCCTGGACCTGGGAGGCACCAATTTCCGTGTGCTGCTGGTGCGTGTGAGGAACGGGATGAGGCGCGGCGTCGAGATGCACAACAAGATCTACTCCATCCCGGTGGAGGTCATGCAGGGCACGGGAGAGGAG CTCTTTGACCACATCGTCCACTGCATCTCCGACTTCCTGGAATACATGGGAATGAAGGGCGTATCGCTCCCGCTCGgattcaccttctccttcccttgccAGCAGACCAACCTGGACGAG GGGATTCTTCTGAAGTGGACAAAAGGTTTCAAGGCGACCGGCTGCGAAGGAGAAGATGTGGTAAACCTGCTGAAGGAGGCAATTCACAGGAGGGAG GAATTTGACCTGGATGTGGTCGCGGTGGTCAATGACACCGTTGGCACCATGATGACCTGCGGGTACGAAGATCCGTATTGCGAAGTTGGGCTGATAGTCG gcacaggcagcaacGCCTGCTACATGGAGGAGATGAGGAACGTGGAGCTGGTggaaggggaggagggcaggatgTGCGTCAACATGGAGTGGGGGGCGTTTGGTGACAGCGGGTGCCTGGATGACATACGGACGGAGTTCGACTTGGCAGTGGATGAGCTGTCCCTCAACCCTGGCAAGCAAAG GTTCGAGAAGATGATCAGCGGGATGTACCTGGGGGAGATTGTCCGAAACATCCTGATGGATTTCACCAAGCGAGGGCTGCTCTTCCGGGGACGCATCTCCGAGAGGCTGAAGACCAGGGGGATCTTTGAGACCAAGTTCCTGTCCCAGATAGAGAG CGACTGCCTAGCCCTGCTCCAGGTCCGCTCCATCCTCCAGCACCTCGGCCTGGAGACCACGTGCGACGACAGCATCATCGTGAAGGAGGTGTGCACGGTGGTGGCGCGGCGGGCGGCTCAGCTCTGCGGGGCCGGCATGGCAGCCGTGGTGGACAAGATCCGGGAGAACCGCGGGTTGGACTTCCTCAAGGTCACAGTCGGCGTGGATGGGACGCTCTACAAGctgcaccctca CTTCTCCACCGTCATGCACGAAACGGTGAAGCAGTTGTCTCCCAAGTGCGAAGTCACCTTCCTGCAGTCGGAAGACGGCAGCGGCAAGGGTGCAGCGCTCATCACGGCGGTGGCCTGCCGCATCCGGGAGGCCGGCCAGCGGTAG
- the LOC119140345 gene encoding hexokinase-2 isoform X2 encodes MRLSEETLQEVAQRFRKEMEKGLGADTNPTASVKMLPTFVRSTPDGTEDGDFLALDLGGTNFRVLRVKVSDNGLQKVEMENQIYAIPEELMRGSGVQLFDHIAECLANFMEKLKIKDKKLPLGFTFSFPCHQTKLDESILVTWTKGFKCSSVEGKDVVSMLRKSIKKRGDFDIDIVAVVNDTVGTMMTCGYDDHNCEVGLIVGTGTNACYMEEMRHIDLVEGDEGRMCINMEWGAFGDDGTLNDIRTEFDREIDMGSLNPGKQLFEKMISGMYMGELVRLILVKMAKEGLLFGGRLTPDLLTTGHFETRYVSAIEKEKEGLQKAHEILTKLGLEPSHEDCVATHRICQIVSTRSANLCGATLAAVLQRIKENKGVDRLRSTVGVDGSVYKKHPHFARRLHKTVRKLLPDCEIRFVRSEDGSGKGAAMVTAVAYRLAAQHKARQKILEALKLSHEQLLEVKQRMRMEMDKGLGKETHAEATVKMLPTYVCSTPDGTEKGDFLALDLGGTNFRVLLVRVRNGMRRGVEMHNKIYSIPVEVMQGTGEELFDHIVHCISDFLEYMGMKGVSLPLGFTFSFPCQQTNLDEGILLKWTKGFKATGCEGEDVVNLLKEAIHRREEFDLDVVAVVNDTVGTMMTCGYEDPYCEVGLIVGTGSNACYMEEMRNVELVEGEEGRMCVNMEWGAFGDSGCLDDIRTEFDLAVDELSLNPGKQRFEKMISGMYLGEIVRNILMDFTKRGLLFRGRISERLKTRGIFETKFLSQIESDCLALLQVRSILQHLGLETTCDDSIIVKEVCTVVARRAAQLCGAGMAAVVDKIRENRGLDFLKVTVGVDGTLYKLHPHFSTVMHETVKQLSPKCEVTFLQSEDGSGKGAALITAVACRIREAGQR; translated from the exons ATGCGGCTCTCTGAGGAGACGCTCCAGGAGGTGGCCCAGCGTTTCAggaaggagatggagaaggGGCTGGGAGCAGACACCAACCCCACCGCCTCGGTGAAGATGCTGCCCACCTTCGTGAGGTCCACCCCGGACGGGACAG AGGACGGGGACTTCTTGGCGCTGGATCTTGGTGGCACCAATTTCCGTGTGCTGAGGGTGAAGGTGTCCGACAATGGTCTGCAGAAGGTGGAGATGGAGAATCAGATCTACGCCATCCCCGAGGAGCTCATGCGAGGCAGTGGGGTGCAG ctgtttgacCACATCGCCGAGTGCTTGGCCAACTTcatggagaaactgaaaatcaagGACAAGAAACTTCCCCTGGGGTTCACCTTCTCCTTCCCGTGTCACCAGACCAAGCTGGATGAG AGCATCCTCGTGACGTGGACGAAGGGGTTCAAGTGCAGCAGCGTGGAGGGGAAGGACGTGGTGTCGATGCTGCGCAAGTCCATCAAGAAAAGAGGG GACTTTGACATTGACATTGTGGCCGTGGTGAACGACACTGTTGGGACCATGATGACCTGCGGCTACGACGATCACAACTGCGAAGTCGGCCTCATCGTTG GTACCGGCACCAACGCCTGTTACATGGAGGAGATGAGGCACATTGACCTGGTGGAAGGGGACGAAGGTCGGATGTGCATCAACATGGAGTGGGGGGCCTTCGGCGACGACGGCACGCTCAACGACATCCGGACGGAGTTCGACCGCGAGATAGACATGGGCTCGCTCAACCCTGGCAAACAATT GTTTGAGAAGATGATCAGCGGGATGTACATGGGAGAGCTGGTCAGGCTCATCCTGGTGAAGATGGCCAAGGAGGGGCTCTTGTTTGGAGGGAGGCTCACCCCAGATCTGCTCACCACCGGCCACTTTGAGACCAGATATGTCTCTGCTATTGAGAA ggagaaagaagggCTGCAGAAAGCCCACGAGATCCTCACcaagctggggctggagccatCTCATGAGGACTGTGTGGCCACCCACCGCATCTGCCAGATTGTTTCCACCCGCTCGGCCAACCTGTGCGGGGCCACCCTGGCAGCCGTGCTGCAGCGCATCAAGGAGAACAAGGGGGTGGACCGCCTGCGCTCCACCGTCGGCGTCGATGGCTCCGTCTACAAGAAGCATCCTCA CTTTGCCCGGCGCCTCCACAAGACGGTGCGGAAGCTGCTGCCAGACTGCGAGATCCGTTTCGTGAGGTCGGAAGATGGAAGTGGCAAAGGGGCAGCCATGGTGACGGCGGTGGCCTACAGGCTGGCCGCCCAGCACAAGGCACGCCAGAAGATATTGGAGGCGCTCAAGCTGAGCCATGAGCAGCTCCTGGAGGTGAAGCAAAGGATGAGGATGGAGATGGACAAGGGGCTGGGCAAGGAGACGCATGCAGAGGCAACGGTGAAAATGCTGCCCACCTACGTGTGCTCGACTCCGGACGGGACAG AAAAAGGAGATTTCCTTGCCCTGGACCTGGGAGGCACCAATTTCCGTGTGCTGCTGGTGCGTGTGAGGAACGGGATGAGGCGCGGCGTCGAGATGCACAACAAGATCTACTCCATCCCGGTGGAGGTCATGCAGGGCACGGGAGAGGAG CTCTTTGACCACATCGTCCACTGCATCTCCGACTTCCTGGAATACATGGGAATGAAGGGCGTATCGCTCCCGCTCGgattcaccttctccttcccttgccAGCAGACCAACCTGGACGAG GGGATTCTTCTGAAGTGGACAAAAGGTTTCAAGGCGACCGGCTGCGAAGGAGAAGATGTGGTAAACCTGCTGAAGGAGGCAATTCACAGGAGGGAG GAATTTGACCTGGATGTGGTCGCGGTGGTCAATGACACCGTTGGCACCATGATGACCTGCGGGTACGAAGATCCGTATTGCGAAGTTGGGCTGATAGTCG gcacaggcagcaacGCCTGCTACATGGAGGAGATGAGGAACGTGGAGCTGGTggaaggggaggagggcaggatgTGCGTCAACATGGAGTGGGGGGCGTTTGGTGACAGCGGGTGCCTGGATGACATACGGACGGAGTTCGACTTGGCAGTGGATGAGCTGTCCCTCAACCCTGGCAAGCAAAG GTTCGAGAAGATGATCAGCGGGATGTACCTGGGGGAGATTGTCCGAAACATCCTGATGGATTTCACCAAGCGAGGGCTGCTCTTCCGGGGACGCATCTCCGAGAGGCTGAAGACCAGGGGGATCTTTGAGACCAAGTTCCTGTCCCAGATAGAGAG CGACTGCCTAGCCCTGCTCCAGGTCCGCTCCATCCTCCAGCACCTCGGCCTGGAGACCACGTGCGACGACAGCATCATCGTGAAGGAGGTGTGCACGGTGGTGGCGCGGCGGGCGGCTCAGCTCTGCGGGGCCGGCATGGCAGCCGTGGTGGACAAGATCCGGGAGAACCGCGGGTTGGACTTCCTCAAGGTCACAGTCGGCGTGGATGGGACGCTCTACAAGctgcaccctca CTTCTCCACCGTCATGCACGAAACGGTGAAGCAGTTGTCTCCCAAGTGCGAAGTCACCTTCCTGCAGTCGGAAGACGGCAGCGGCAAGGGTGCAGCGCTCATCACGGCGGTGGCCTGCCGCATCCGGGAGGCCGGCCAGCGGTAG